DNA from Eucalyptus grandis isolate ANBG69807.140 chromosome 5, ASM1654582v1, whole genome shotgun sequence:
GGCATATTGCAGGTATTGGCCCTCTCCCTGTCTGTTTTTCCCTTCATTCTCCCACTGAATGTTTAAATCGTCACTGTGATAGTAATCATCCTGTGCTCGAAATGTTGGGCTTCGCTAACCTTTGTCACGTAATGCTTTCCAGGATTTGAGCGTCTGACTGTGGACAAAAAGCACAGTAAACTAACAGTATCTGGCACTATGGACCCGGTCAAGGTGGTGAACAAACTGACGAAACTGCACGCAGAAATGGTGAGCTTCGGAGCAGCCAAAGAAGACGATGGCAAGAAAGAAGGGGGAAAGAAGAACGAAGATCAAGTCGCCAGTCAGGTAAAAGCCTCTCAAGCATACTATCCTGGACAGGCCAGTGCTCTTCGGCTCCTTGATCTCCTTTTTTCACTCCTACTCTTCGAACCTACCCGATGATCATTctccaatcaatcctaaatGTGCAAAAAAGATTGACTATTCCCGAAGATAAATTTGGAATCTCCGTTGATTTTGTCGCCTATACAAACGGATCTCCAGTTTCCAGAAGTAGCGTTCTTCAATTTAAGGAAAGTAGCTTGTGTTCATAACGATTATCAATCAGAAGCTTTCTTGCAAAACTGTCCTTAAGATTGGCAATTTAATCATCACTTTCTATATTTGAAATCCTAGACAGATTACTAGTTGTGTTGTTCAAAATAGTGGCGCTTGCGTCTGAATGTTTATGTGGGCGTTGATCTTCAGATTCTGATGTTGTTCCACTGTAGTGGACTCTGTAAATATTTCAAGGTTTTGACGATCTCCGCATATCAGATTTGCCGATATCCATATGGTCAATATCCATGATGTTGTTGAGATGCTATACAAAGATATTTGAACAACAACAGAAGGGTTCTGAAAATGTCAAGATATTGACTTCTCTTCATGGTCTCTATATTCAAAGAGCAGTTGATTGAATCTGAAACAACTTCTCTTCATGAGTAGTTCCTGTAAGAAGATACTGTTATGCACGTATCAGATTCAAGACGAACCAAAGaagattttatcaatttcaaaattttattgataggTTTTCTCAATAGTAATTGTTAATCGTATAGCATGATGGTCTCTACTCGTGTGAATAATAATTGTAGGAATATCAAATGATGCTTCAAATTCTTATCCATTATTGATTACATATGGCCAAGTTGTTTAAACGCTAGTCTGTCACCCCACATGTGATCGTCTGAGTTCAGTAGTCGTAAAAGATTGATATTTACTCGAAATCTAACTGGGTTTTGCTTTCCTCAAACTTTTGCAGAAGTTGGTGGTGAAAATGGATATAGGTGATGAGGAAGCCAAGACAAAGGCCAAGCGAGTAGTTTGGCATATTGCAGGTATTGGCCCTCTCCCTGTctgttttttcccttcattctcCCACTGGATGTTTAAATCGTCACTGTGATAGTAATCATCCTGTGCTCGAAATGTTTGGCTTCGCTAACCTTTGTCACGTAATGCTTTCCAGGATTTGAGCGTCTGACTGTGGACACAGAGCTCAATAAACTAACAGTATCTGGCACTATGGACCCGGTCAAGGTGGTGAACAAACTGACGAAACTGCACGCAGAAATGGTGAGCTTCGGAGCAGCCAAGGAAGACGATGGCAAGAAAGAAGGGGGAAAGAAGAACGAAGATCAAGTCGCCAGTCAGGTAAAAGCCTCTCAAGCATACTATCCTGGACAGGCCAGTGCTCTTCGGCTCCTTGATCTCCTTTTTCACTCCTACACTTCGAACCTACCCGATGATCATTctccaatcaatcctaaatGTGCAAAAAGATTGACTATTCCCGAAGATAAATTTGGAATCTCCGTTGATTTTGTCGCCTATACAAACGGATCTCCAGTTTCCAGAAGTAGCGTTCTTCGGTTTAAGGAAAGTAGCTTGTGTTCATAACGATTATCAATCAGAAGCTTTCTTGCAAAACTGTCCTTAAGATTGGCAATTTAATCATCACTTTCTATATTTCAAATCCTAGACAGATTACTAGTTGCGTTGTTCAAAATAGTGGCGCTTGCATCTGAATGTTTATGTGGGCGTTGATCTTCGGATTCTGATGTTGTTTCACTGTAGTGGACTCTGTAAATATTTCAAGGTTTTGAATATCTCCACGTATGAGATTTGCCGATATCCATATGGTCAATATCCATGATGTTGTTGAGATGCTATCCAAAGATATTTGAACAACAACAGAAGGGTTCTGAAAATGTCAAGATATTGACTTCTCTTCATGGTCTCCATATTCAAAGAGCAGTTGATTGAATCTGAAACAACTTCTCTTCATGAGTAGTTCCTGTAAGATGATACCGTTATGCACGTATCAGATTCAAGACGAACCAAAGaagattttatcaatttcaaaattttattaataggTTTTCTCAATAGTAATTGTTAATCGTATAGCATGATGGTCTCTACTCGTGTGAATAATAATTGTAGGAATATCAAATGATGCTTCAAATTCTTATTCATTATTGCTTACATATGGCCAAGTTGTTTAAACGCTAGTCTCTCACACCACATCTGATCGTCTGAGTTCAGTAGTCATAAAAGATTGATATTTACTCGAAATCTAACTGGGTTTTGCTTTCCTCAAACTTTTGCATAAGTTGGTGGTGAAAGTGGATCTAGGTGATGAGGAAGACAGGACAAAGGCCAAGCGAGTAGTTTGGCATATTGCAGGTATTGGCCCTCTCCCTGTctgttttttcccttcattctcCCACTGAATGTTTAAATCGTCACTGTGATAGTAATCATCCTGTGCTCGAAATGTTGGGCTTCGCTAACCTTTGTCACGTAATGCTTTCCAGGATTTGAGCGTCTGACTGTGGACAAAAAGCACAGTAAACTAACAGTATCTGGCACTATCGACCCGGTCAAGGTGGTGAACAAACTGACGAAACTGCACGCAGAAATGGTGAGCTTCGGAGCAGCCAAGGAAGACGATGGCAAGAAAGAAGGGGGAAAGAAGAACGAAGATCAAGTCGCCAGTCAGGTAAAAGCCTCTCAAGCATACTATCCTGGACAGGCCAGTGCTCTTCGGCTCCTTGATCTCCTTTTTTCACTCCTACTCTTCGAACCTACCCGATGATCATTCTCCAATCAATCCAAATGTGCAAAAAGATTGACTATTCCCGAAGATAAATTTGGAATCTCCGTTGATTTTGTCGCCTATACAAACGGATCTCCAGTTTCCAGAAGTAGCGTTCTTCAATTTAAGGAAAGTAGCTTGTGTTCATAACGATTATCAATCAGAAGCTTTCTTGCAAAACTGTCCTTAAGATTGGCAATTTAATCATCACTTTCTATATTTGAAATCCTAGACAGATTACTAGTTGTGTTGTTCAAAATAGTGGCGCTTGCGTCTGAATGTTTATGTGGGCGTTGATCTTCAGATTCTGATGTTGTTCCACTGTAGTGGACTCTGTAAATATTTCAAGGTTTTGACGATCTCCGCATATCAGATTTGCCGATATCCATATGGTCAATATCCATGATGTTGTTGAGATGCTATACAAAGATATTTGAACAACAACAGAAGGGTTCTGAAAAATGTCAAGATATTGACTTCTCTTCATGGTCTCTATATTCAAAGAGCAGTTGATTGAATCTGAAACAACTTCTCTTCATGAGTAGTTCCTGTAAGAAGATACTGTTATGCACGTATCAGATTCAAGACGAACCAAAGaagattttatcaatttcaaaattttattgataggTTTTCTCAATAGTAATTGTTAATCGTATAGCATGATGGTCTCTACTCGTGTGAATAATAATTGTAGGAATATCAAATGATGCTTCAAATTCTTATCCATTATTGATTACATATGGCCAAGTTGTTTAAACGCTAGTCTGTCACCCCACATGTGATCGTCTGAGTTCAGTAGTCGTAAAGATTGATATTTACTCGAAATCTAACTGGGTTTTGCTTTCCTCAAACTTTTGCAGAAGTTGGTGGTGAAAATGGATATAGGTGATGAGGAAGCCAAGACAAAGGCCAAGCGAGTAGTTTGGCATATTGCAGGTATTGGCCCTCTCCCTGTctgttttttcccttcattctcCCACTGGATGTTTAAATCGTCACTGTGATAGTAATCATCCTGTGCTCGAAATGTTTGGCTTCGCTAACCTTTGTCACGTAATGCTTTCCAGGATTTGAGCGTCTGACTGTGGACACAGAGCTCAATAAACTAACAGTATCTGGCACTATGGACCCGGTCAAGGTGGTGAACAAACTGACGAAACTGCACGCAGAAATGGTGAGCTTCGGAGCAGCCAAGGAAGACGATGGCAAGAAAGAAGGGGGAAAGAAGAACGAAGATCAAGTCGCCAGTCAGGTAAAAGCCTCTCAAGCATACTATCCTGGACAGGCCAGTGCTCTTCGGCTCCTTGATCTCCTTTTTTCACTCCTACACTTCGAACCTACCCGATGATCATTctccaatcaatcctaaatGTGCAAAAAGATTGACTATTCCCGAAGATAAATTTGGAATCTCCGTTGATTTTGTCGCCTATACAAACGGATCTCCAGTTTCCAGAAGTAGCGTTCTTCGGTTTAAGGAAAGTAGCTTGTGTTCATAACGATTATCAATCAGAAGCTTTCTTGCAAAACTGTCCTTAAGATTGGCAATTTAATCATCACTTTCTATATTTGAAATCCTAGACAGATTACTAGTTGCGTTGTTCAAAATAGTGGCGATTGCGTCTGAATGTTTATGTGGGCGTTGATCTTCGGATTCTGATGTTGTTTCACTGTAGTGGACTCTGTAAATATTTCAAGGTTTTGAATATCTCCCCGTATGAGATTTGCCGATATCCATATGGTCAATATCCATGATGTTGTTGAGATGCTATCCAAATATATTTGAACAACAACAGAAGGGTTCTGAAAAATGTCAAGATATTGACTTCTCTTCATGGTCTCCATATTCAAAGAGCAGTTGATTGAATCTGAAACAACTTCTCTTCATGAGTAGTTCCTGTAAGATGATACCGTTATGCACGTATCAGATTCCAGACGAACCAAAGaagattttatcaatttcaaaattttattaataggTTTTCTCAATAGTAATTGTTAATCGTATAGCATGATGGTCTCTACTCGTGTGAATAATAATTGTAGGAATATCAAATGATGCTTCAAATTCTTATCCATTATTGATTACATATGGCCAAGTTGTTTAAACGCTAGTCTGTCACACCACATGTGATCATCTGAGTTCAGTATGCGTAAAAGATTGATATTTACTCGAAATCTAACTGGGTTTTGCTTTCCTCAAACTTTTGCAGAAGTTGGTGGTGAAAGTGGATCTAGGTGATGAGGAAGACAGGACAAAGGCCAAGCGAGTAGTTTGGCATATTGCAGGTATTgaccctctccctctctattttttcccttcattctcCCACTGAATGTTTAAATCGTCACTGTGATAGTAATCATCCTGTGCTCGAAATGTTTGGCTTCGCTAACCTTTGTCACGTAATGCTTTCCAGGATTTGAGCGTCTGACTGTGGACAAAAAGCACAGTAAACTAACAGTATCTGGCACTATGGACCCGGTCAAGGTGGTGAACAAACTGACGAAACTGCACGCAGAAATGGTGAGCTTCGGAGCAGCCAAGGAAGACGATGGCAAGAAAGAAGGGGAAAGAAGAACGAAGATCAAGTCGCCAGTCAGGTAAAAGCCTCTCAGGCATACTATCCTGGACAGGCCAGTGCTCTTCGGCTTCTTGAACTCCTTTTTTCACTCCTACACTTCGAACCTACCCGATGATCATTctccaatcaatcctaaatatgcaaaaacGATTGACTATTCCCGAAGATAAATTTGGAATCTCCGTTGATTTTGTCGCCTATACAAACGGATCTCCAGTTTCCAGAAGTAGCGTTCTTCAATTTAAGGAAAGTAGCTTGTGTTCCTAAGGATTATCAATGAGAAGCTTTCTTGCAAAACTGTCCTTAAGATTGGCAATTTAATCATCACTTTCTATATTTGAAATCCTAGACAGATTACTAGTTGTGTTGTTCAAAATAGTGGCGCTTGCGTCTGAATGTTTATGTGGGCGTTGATCTTCAGATTGTGATGTTGTTCCACTATAGTGGACTCTGTAAATATTTCAAGGTTTTGACGATCTCCGCGTATAAGATTTGCCGATATCCATATGGTCAATATCCATGATGTTGTTCAGATGCTATCCAAAGATATTTGAACAACAACAGAAGGGTTCTGAAAAATGTCAAGATATTGACTTCTCTTCATGGTCTCCATATTCGAAGAGCAGTTGATTGAATCTGAAACAACTCCTCTTCATGAGTAGTTCCTGTAATATGATACCGTTATGCACGTATCAGATTCAAGATGaaccaaagaaaattttaacaatttcaaaattttattaataggTTTTCTCAATAGTAATTGTTAATCGTATAGCATGATGGTCTCTACTCGTGTGAATAATAATTGTAGGAATATCAAATGATGCTTCAAATTCTTATCCATTATTGATTACATATGCCCATGTTTTTAAACGCTAGTCTGTCACACCACATGTGATCGTCTGAGTTCAGTAGTCGTAAAAGATTGATATTTACTCGAAATCTAACTGGGTTTTGCTTTCCTCAAACTTGTGCAGAAGTTGGTGGTGAAAGTGGATAAAGGTGATGAGGAAGACAGGACAAAGGCCAAGCGAGTAGTTTGGCATATTGCAGGTATTGGCCCTCTACCTCTctgttttttcccttcattctcCCACTGAATGTTGAAATCGTCACTGTGATAGTAATCATCCTGTGCTCGAAATGTTTGGCTTCGCTAACCTTTGTCACGTAATGCTTTCCAGGATTTGAGCGTCTGACTGTGGACACAAAGCTCAATAAACTAACAGCATCTGGCACTATGGACCCGGTCAAGGTGGTGAACAAACTGACGAAACTGCACGCAGAAATGATGAGCTTCGGAGCAGCCAAGGAAGACGATGGCAAGAAAGAAGGGGGAAAGAAGAACGAAGATCAAGTCGCCAGTCAGGTAAAAGCCTCTCAAGCATACTATCCTGGACAGGCCAGTGCTCTTCGGCTCCTTGATCTCCTTTTTCACTCCTACACTTCGAACCTACCCGATGATCATTctccaatcaatcctaaatGTGCAAAAAGATTGACTATTCCCGAAGATAAATTTGGAATCTCCGTTGATTTTGTCGCCTATACAAACGGATCTCCAGTTTCCAGAAGTAGCGTTCTTCGGTTTAAGGAAAGTAGCTTGTGTTCACAACGATTATCAATCAGAAGCTTTCTTGCAAAACTGTCCTTCAGATTGGCAATTTAATCATCACTTTCTATATTTGAAATCCTAGACAGATTACTAGTTGTGTTGTTCAAAATAGTGGCGCTTGCGTCTGAATGTTTATGTGGGAGTTGATCTTCAGATTCTGATGTTGTTTCACTGTAGTGGACTCTGTAAATATTTCAAGGTTTTGAATATCTCCGCATATGAGATTTGCCGATATCCATATGGTCAATATCCATGATGTTGTTGAGATGCTATCCAAAGATATTTGAACAACAACAGAAGGGTTCTGAAAAATGTCAAGATATTGACTTCTCTTCATGGTCTCCATATTCAAAGAGCAGTTGATTGAATCTGAAACAACTTCTCTTCATGAGTAGTTCCTGTAAGATGATACCGTTATGCACGTATCAGATTCAAGACGAACCAAAGaagattttatcaatttcaaaattttattgataggTTTTCTCAATAGTAATTGTTAATCGTATAGCATGATGGTCTCTACTCGTGTGAATAATAATTGTAGGAATATCAAATGATGCTTCAAATTCTTATCCATTATTGATTACATATGGCCAAGTTGTTTAAACGCTAGTCTGTCACACCACATGTGATCGTCTGAGTTCAGTAGTCGTAAAAGATTGATATTTACTCGAAATCTAACTGGGTTTTGCTTTCCTCAAACTTTTGCGGAAGTTGGTGGTGAAAGTGGATATAGGTGATGAGGAAGATAGGACAAAGGGAAAGCGAGTAGTTTGGCATGTTGCAGGTATTGGCCCTCTCCCTGTctgttttttcccttcattctcCCACTGAATGTTGAAATCGTCACTGTGATAGTAATCATCCTGTGCTCAAAATGTTTGGCTTCGCTAACCTTTGTCACGTAATGCTTTCCAGGATTTGAGCGTCTGACTGTGGACACAGAGCTCAATAAACTAACAGTATCTGGCACTATGGACCCGGTCAAGGTGGTGAACAAACTGACGAAACTGCACGCAGAAATGGTGATCTTCGGAGCAGCCAAGGAAGACGATGGCAAGAAAGAAGGGGGAAAGAAGAACGAAGATCAAGTCGCCAGTCAGGTAAAAGCCTCTCAAGCATACTATCCTGGACAGGCCAGTGCTCTTCGGCTCCTTGATCTCCTTTTTCACTCCTACACTTCGAACCTACCCGATGATCATTctccaatcaatcctaaatGTGCAAAAAGATTGACTATTCCCGAAGATAAATTTGGAATCTCCGTTGATTTTGTCGCCTATACAAACGGATCTCCAGTTTCCAGAAGTAGCGTTCTTCGGTTTAAGGAAAGTAGCTTGTGTTCACAACGATTATCAATCAGAAGCTTTCTTGCAAAACTGTCCTTCAGATTGGCAATTTAATCATCACTTTCTATATTTGAAATCCTAGACAGATTACTAGTTGTGTTGTTCAAAATAGTGGCGCTTGCGTCTGAATGTTTATGTGGGAGTTGATCTTCGGATTCTGATGTTGTTTCACTGTAGTGGACTCTGTAAATATTTCAAGGTTTTGAATATCTCCGCATATCAGATTTGCCGATATCCATATGGTCAATATCCATGATGTTGTTGAGATGCTATCCAAAGATATTTGAACAACAACAGAAGGGTTCTGAAAATGTCAAGATATTGACTTCTCTTCATGGTCTCCATATTCAAAGAGCAGTTGATTGAATCTGAAACAACTTCTCTTCATTAGTAGTTCCTGTAAGATGATACCGTTATGCACGTATCAGATTCAAGACGAACAAAGaagattttatcaatttcaaaattttattgataggTTTTCTCAATAGTAATTGTTAATCGTATAGCATGATGGTCTCTACTCGTGTGAATAATAATTGTAGGAATGTCAAATGATGCTTCAAATTCTTATCCATTATTGATTACATATGGCCAAGTTGTTTAAACGCTAGTCTGTCACACCACATCTGATCGTCTGAGTTCAGTAGTCGTAAAAGATTGATATTTACTCGAAATCTAACTGGGTTTTGCTTTCCTCAAACTTTTGCTGAAGTTGGTGGTGAAAGTGGATCTAGGTGATGAGGAAGACAGGACAAAGGCCAAGCGAGTAGTTTGGCATATTGCAGGTATTGGCCCTCTCCCTGTCTGTTTGTTCCCTTCATTCTCCCACTGAATGTTGAAATCGTCACTGTGATAGTAATCATCCTGTGCTCGAAATGTTTGGCTTCGCTAACCTTTGTCACGTAATGCTTTCCAGGATTTGAGCGTCTGACTGTGGACACAGAGCTCAATAAACTAACAGTATCTGGCACTATGGACCCGGTCAAGGTGGTGAACAAACTGACGAAACTGCACGCAGAAATGGTGAGCTTCGGAGCAGCCAAGGAAGACGATGGCAAGAAAGAAGGGGGAAAGAAGAACGAAGATCAAGTCGCCAGTCAGGTAAAAGCCTCTCAAGCATACTATCCT
Protein-coding regions in this window:
- the LOC104443927 gene encoding uncharacterized protein LOC104443927 isoform X6, with the protein product MLAGPHTKADAASNKHRSWKSPPASPQASICCVGIISRSDGLLLRDRSRDGGAVGEMQAKNPREATIRQGKCTERNGELRSSQGRRWQERRGKKNEDQVASQKLVVKMDIGDEEAKTKAKRVVWHIAGFERLTVDTELNKLTVSGTMDPVKVVNKLTKLHAEMVSFGAAKEDDGKKEGGKKNEDQVASQKLVVKVDLGDEEDRTKAKRVVWHIAGFERLTVDKKHSKLTVSGTMDPVKVVNKLTKLHAEMVSFGAAKEDDGKKEGGKKNEDQVASQKLVVKMDIGDEEAKTKAKRVVWHIAGFERLTVDTELNKLTVSGTMDPVKVVNKLTKLHAEMVSFGAAKEDDGKKEGGKKNEDQVASQKLVVKVDLGDEEDRTKAKRVVWHIAGFERLTVDKKHSKLTVSGTIDPVKVVNKLTKLHAEMVSFGAAKEDDGKKEGGKKNEDQVASQKLVVKMDIGDEEAKTKAKRVVWHIAGFERLTVDTELNKLTVSGTMDPVKVVNKLTKLHAEMVSFGAAKEDDGKKEGGKKNEDQVASQKLVVKVDKGDEEDRTKAKRVVWHIAGFERLTVDTKLNKLTASGTMDPVKVVNKLTKLHAEMMSFGAAKEDDGKKEGGKKNEDQVASQKLVVKVDIGDEEDRTKGKRVVWHVAGFERLTVDTELNKLTVSGTMDPVKVVNKLTKLHAEMVIFGAAKEDDGKKEGGKKNEDQVASQKLVVKVDLGDEEDRTKAKRVVWHIAGFERLTVDTELNKLTVSGTMDPVKVVNKLTKLHAEMVSFGAAKEDDGKKEGGKKNEDQVASQLVVKVDLGNEEDKIRAEQVVQCIAGFERLAVDTTHTKLTVSGTLDPVEVVNKLRKSLHAEMVSCGAAKEDGGKKEGGKKNEDQVTSQKLVVKVDLRDEKDRKVFRKDAWKEVNRIAGFDYLAMDTKDNKLTVSGIMDPVEVVNELRESWDTEIVSFGTAKEDDGKKEEGKKNGVLVANRVKASQRRSGRQSCRVEFLE
- the LOC104443927 gene encoding uncharacterized protein LOC104443927 isoform X13; the protein is MLAGPHTKADAASNKHRSWKSPPASPQASICCVGIISRSDGLLLRDRSRDGGAVGEMQAKNPREATIRQGKCTERNGELRSSQGRRWQERRGKKNEDQVASQKLVVKMDIGDEEAKTKAKRVVWHIAGFERLTVDTELNKLTVSGTMDPVKVVNKLTKLHAEMVSFGAAKEDDGKKEGGKKNEDQVASQKLVVKVDLGDEEDRTKAKRVVWHIAGFERLTVDKKHSKLTVSGTMDPVKVVNKLTKLHAEMVSFGAAKEDDGKKEGGKKNEDQVASQKLVVKMDIGDEEAKTKAKRVVWHIAGFERLTVDTELNKLTVSGTMDPVKVVNKLTKLHAEMVSFGAAKEDDGKKEGGKKNEDQVASQKLVVKVDLGDEEDRTKAKRVVWHIAGFERLTVDKKHSKLTVSGTIDPVKVVNKLTKLHAEMVSFGAAKEDDGKKEGGKKNEDQVASQKLVVKMDIGDEEAKTKAKRVVWHIAGFERLTVDTELNKLTVSGTMDPVKVVNKLTKLHAEMVSFGAAKEDDGKKEGGKKNEDQVASQKLVVKVDKGDEEDRTKAKRVVWHIAGFERLTVDTKLNKLTASGTMDPVKVVNKLTKLHAEMMSFGAAKEDDGKKEGGKKNEDQVASQKLVVKVDLGDEEDRTKAKRVVWHIAGFERLTVDTELNKLTVSGTMDPVKVVNKLTKLHAEMVSFGAAKEDDGKKEGGKKNEDQVASQKLVVKVDLGNEEDKIRAEQVVQCIAGFERLAVDTTHTKLTVSGTLDPVEVVNKLRKSLHAEMVSCGAAKEDGGKKEGGKKNEDQVTSQKLVVKVDLRDEKDRKVFRKDAWKEVNRIAGFDYLAMDTKDNKLTVSGIMDPVEVVNELRESWDTEIVSFGTAKEDDGKKEEGKKNGVLVANRVKASQRRSGRQSCRVEFLE
- the LOC104443927 gene encoding uncharacterized protein LOC104443927 isoform X25 is translated as MLAGPHTKADAASNKHRSWKSPPASPQASICCVGIISRSDGLLLRDRSRDGGAVGEMQAKNPREATIRQGKCTERNGELRSSQGRRWQERRGKKNEDQVASQKLVVKMDIGDEEAKTKAKRVVWHIAGFERLTVDTELNKLTVSGTMDPVKVVNKLTKLHAEMVSFGAAKEDDGKKEGGKKNEDQVASQKLVVKVDLGDEEDRTKAKRVVWHIAGFERLTVDKKHSKLTVSGTMDPVKVVNKLTKLHAEMVSFGAAKEDDGKKEGGKKNEDQVASQKLVVKMDIGDEEAKTKAKRVVWHIAGFERLTVDTELNKLTVSGTMDPVKVVNKLTKLHAEMVSFGAAKEDDGKKEGGKKNEDQVASQKLVVKVDLGDEEDRTKAKRVVWHIAGFERLTVDKKHSKLTVSGTIDPVKVVNKLTKLHAEMVSFGAAKEDDGKKEGGKKNEDQVASQKLVVKMDIGDEEAKTKAKRVVWHIAGFERLTVDTELNKLTVSGTMDPVKVVNKLTKLHAEMVSFGAAKEDDGKKEGGKKNEDQVASQKLVVKVDKGDEEDRTKAKRVVWHIAGFERLTVDTKLNKLTASGTMDPVKVVNKLTKLHAEMMSFGAAKEDDGKKEGGKKNEDQVASQLVVKVDLGDEEDRTKAKRVVWHIAGFERLTVDTELNKLTVSGTMDPVKVVNKLTKLHAEMVSFGAAKEDDGKKEGGKKNEDQVASQKLVVKVDLGNEEDKIRAEQVVQCIAGFERLAVDTTHTKLTVSGTLDPVEVVNKLRKSLHAEMVSCGAAKEDGGKKEGGKKNEDQVTSQKLVVKVDLRDEKDRKVFRKDAWKEVNRIAGFDYLAMDTKDNKLTVSGIMDPVEVVNELRESWDTEIVSFGTAKEDDGKKEEGKKNGVLVANRVKASQRRSGRQSCRVEFLE
- the LOC104443927 gene encoding uncharacterized protein LOC104443927 isoform X14, with product MLAGPHTKADAASNKHRSWKSPPASPQASICCVGIISRSDGLLLRDRSRDGGAVGEMQAKNPREATIRQGKCTERNGELRSSQGRRWQERRGKKNEDQVASQKLVVKMDIGDEEAKTKAKRVVWHIAGFERLTVDTELNKLTVSGTMDPVKVVNKLTKLHAEMVSFGAAKEDDGKKEGGKKNEDQVASQKLVVKVDLGDEEDRTKAKRVVWHIAGFERLTVDKKHSKLTVSGTMDPVKVVNKLTKLHAEMVSFGAAKEDDGKKEGGKKNEDQVASQKLVVKMDIGDEEAKTKAKRVVWHIAGFERLTVDTELNKLTVSGTMDPVKVVNKLTKLHAEMVSFGAAKEDDGKKEGGKKNEDQVASQKLVVKVDLGDEEDRTKAKRVVWHIAGFERLTVDKKHSKLTVSGTIDPVKVVNKLTKLHAEMVSFGAAKEDDGKKEGGKKNEDQVASQKLVVKMDIGDEEAKTKAKRVVWHIAGFERLTVDTELNKLTVSGTMDPVKVVNKLTKLHAEMVSFGAAKEDDGKKEGGKKNEDQVASQKLVVKVDKGDEEDRTKAKRVVWHIAGFERLTVDTELNKLTVSGTMDPVKVVNKLTKLHAEMVIFGAAKEDDGKKEGGKKNEDQVASQKLVVKVDLGDEEDRTKAKRVVWHIAGFERLTVDTELNKLTVSGTMDPVKVVNKLTKLHAEMVSFGAAKEDDGKKEGGKKNEDQVASQKLVVKVDLGNEEDKIRAEQVVQCIAGFERLAVDTTHTKLTVSGTLDPVEVVNKLRKSLHAEMVSCGAAKEDGGKKEGGKKNEDQVTSQKLVVKVDLRDEKDRKVFRKDAWKEVNRIAGFDYLAMDTKDNKLTVSGIMDPVEVVNELRESWDTEIVSFGTAKEDDGKKEEGKKNGVLVANRVKASQRRSGRQSCRVEFLE
- the LOC104443927 gene encoding uncharacterized protein LOC104443927 isoform X29, producing MLAGPHTKADAASNKHRSWKSPPASPQASICCVGIISRSDGLLLRDRSRDGGAVGEMQAKNPREATIRQGKCTERNGELRSSQGRRWQERRGKKNEDQVASQKLVVKMDIGDEEAKTKAKRVVWHIAGFERLTVDTELNKLTVSGTMDPVKVVNKLTKLHAEMVSFGAAKEDDGKKEGGKKNEDQVASQKLVVKVDLGDEEDRTKAKRVVWHIAGFERLTVDKKHSKLTVSGTMDPVKVVNKLTKLHAEMVSFGAAKEDDGKKEGGKKNEDQVASQLVVKVDLGDEEDRTKAKRVVWHIAGFERLTVDKKHSKLTVSGTIDPVKVVNKLTKLHAEMVSFGAAKEDDGKKEGGKKNEDQVASQKLVVKMDIGDEEAKTKAKRVVWHIAGFERLTVDTELNKLTVSGTMDPVKVVNKLTKLHAEMVSFGAAKEDDGKKEGGKKNEDQVASQKLVVKVDKGDEEDRTKAKRVVWHIAGFERLTVDTKLNKLTASGTMDPVKVVNKLTKLHAEMMSFGAAKEDDGKKEGGKKNEDQVASQKLVVKVDIGDEEDRTKGKRVVWHVAGFERLTVDTELNKLTVSGTMDPVKVVNKLTKLHAEMVIFGAAKEDDGKKEGGKKNEDQVASQKLVVKVDLGDEEDRTKAKRVVWHIAGFERLTVDTELNKLTVSGTMDPVKVVNKLTKLHAEMVSFGAAKEDDGKKEGGKKNEDQVASQKLVVKVDLGNEEDKIRAEQVVQCIAGFERLAVDTTHTKLTVSGTLDPVEVVNKLRKSLHAEMVSCGAAKEDGGKKEGGKKNEDQVTSQKLVVKVDLRDEKDRKVFRKDAWKEVNRIAGFDYLAMDTKDNKLTVSGIMDPVEVVNELRESWDTEIVSFGTAKEDDGKKEEGKKNGVLVANRVKASQRRSGRQSCRVEFLE